In one Bosea sp. RAC05 genomic region, the following are encoded:
- a CDS encoding branched-chain amino acid ABC transporter permease, with protein sequence MTVQATRDAVNASPRLARLPLGGTFDGAFLTLLAGAVILWFAPVGMGRYGTYVLSLWLVMSIAVMGLNLTLGYAGLKSLAQAAFMGLGAYTTAILTTKYGVSWYAAFGLSGLLTFAVGIVLGFPALRVKAHYLAFVTLAFSTLVWLILRNEQWLTGGVFGISNINRPDFFGIKLFGALEFHRFVVVVTFILAVALWWLIRSPWGRAFTALRENPIRAASLGIDTRAYTLLAFAIGSAYAGFAGALYAPLVEFIDPSPFSLSQSFFLLLMVVAGGSGYLLGPFVGALLGVVLPEWLRFAGSLYLIIFAAIVMLLLIACPQGVSGLMERAWAKLTGKRGQAR encoded by the coding sequence ATGACCGTGCAAGCGACCCGCGACGCCGTGAACGCCTCCCCTCGCCTCGCAAGGCTGCCGCTCGGCGGCACCTTCGACGGCGCCTTCCTGACCCTGCTCGCCGGCGCCGTGATCCTCTGGTTCGCGCCGGTCGGCATGGGCCGCTACGGCACCTATGTGCTCTCGCTCTGGCTGGTGATGAGCATCGCCGTGATGGGGCTGAACCTGACGCTGGGCTATGCCGGGCTGAAGTCGCTGGCGCAGGCCGCCTTCATGGGGCTGGGCGCCTACACCACCGCGATCCTGACCACGAAATACGGCGTCTCCTGGTATGCCGCCTTCGGTCTGTCGGGCCTGCTGACCTTCGCGGTCGGCATCGTGCTCGGCTTCCCGGCGCTGCGGGTGAAGGCGCATTACCTCGCCTTCGTGACGCTCGCCTTCTCGACGCTGGTCTGGCTGATCCTGCGCAACGAGCAATGGCTGACCGGCGGCGTCTTCGGCATCTCCAACATCAACCGGCCTGACTTCTTCGGCATCAAGCTGTTCGGTGCGCTGGAATTCCACCGCTTCGTCGTGGTGGTGACCTTCATCCTGGCGGTGGCTTTGTGGTGGCTGATCCGCAGTCCCTGGGGCCGCGCCTTCACCGCGCTGCGCGAGAATCCGATCCGCGCCGCGAGCCTGGGCATCGACACCCGCGCCTATACGCTGCTCGCCTTCGCGATCGGCTCCGCCTATGCGGGTTTCGCGGGGGCGCTCTATGCGCCGCTGGTCGAGTTCATCGACCCCTCGCCGTTCTCGCTGTCGCAGAGCTTCTTCCTGCTGCTGATGGTGGTGGCGGGCGGTTCGGGCTACCTGCTCGGGCCCTTCGTGGGGGCGCTGCTCGGCGTCGTGCTGCCGGAATGGCTGCGCTTCGCCGGCTCGCTCTACCTGATCATCTTCGCGGCCATCGTGATGCTGCTGCTGATCGCCTGCCCGCAGGGGGTGAGCGGGCTGATGGAGCGGGCCTGGGCGAAACTCACCGGCAAGCGGGGACAGGCCCGATGA
- a CDS encoding addiction module antidote protein, protein MPNAMREFDVQNYLTTPEEQAAYIEAALEEGDPSFIAAALGDIARARGVTAFAAESGLSREAIYKAFRPGGNPTLETLAKATKALGLRLSVVAA, encoded by the coding sequence ATGCCGAACGCAATGCGTGAATTCGACGTCCAGAACTATCTCACGACCCCTGAGGAGCAGGCCGCCTATATCGAGGCTGCACTCGAAGAGGGCGATCCGTCCTTCATCGCCGCCGCGCTGGGGGACATCGCCCGTGCGCGCGGCGTCACGGCTTTCGCGGCCGAGAGCGGGCTGAGCCGCGAGGCGATCTACAAGGCCTTTCGCCCGGGAGGAAACCCGACGCTCGAAACCCTGGCCAAGGCGACGAAGGCGCTTGGGCTCAGGCTGTCGGTGGTTGCGGCCTGA
- a CDS encoding LysR family transcriptional regulator — protein sequence MLTLRQIEVIRAIMITGTISGAAKLLAVSAPGISRLMKHTERTLRLKLFERRHGRYVPTPEANDIFEQINGVYKKVDDLHYTLARIERGGGVELRIGSVPSICHVMVPRAIEKLKRKHPDLRLDINILKIEEALDYLLLGRGEIAAMSYKLDHPGIDFVPLSRGELLCIVPEGHELAGRPVISATEIVRHPLIGIDPNDPYGRIMAEIFSRQGLAYDIVIKARFGTTVCSLVRAGLGIAVIDQFTVAHGSMQGIATIPIAEPTQFQTYVAIKNDKAPSVYAETFVTLLRQEMDAVVRPRAPEARSRLAG from the coding sequence ATGCTCACCTTGCGACAGATCGAGGTGATCCGCGCCATCATGATCACCGGCACGATCAGCGGTGCGGCCAAGCTGCTCGCTGTCTCGGCGCCGGGCATCAGCCGGCTGATGAAGCACACCGAGCGAACCCTGCGGCTGAAGCTGTTCGAGCGCCGGCACGGGCGCTATGTGCCGACGCCGGAGGCCAACGACATCTTCGAGCAGATCAACGGCGTCTACAAAAAGGTCGACGACCTCCACTATACCTTGGCGCGGATCGAGCGTGGCGGCGGCGTCGAATTGCGGATCGGCTCGGTGCCGAGCATCTGCCATGTGATGGTGCCGCGCGCGATCGAGAAGCTGAAGCGCAAGCACCCCGATCTTCGGCTCGACATCAACATCCTCAAGATCGAGGAGGCGCTCGACTACCTCCTCCTCGGGCGCGGCGAGATCGCGGCGATGAGCTACAAGCTCGACCATCCCGGCATCGATTTCGTGCCGCTGAGCCGGGGCGAGTTGCTCTGCATCGTGCCCGAGGGTCATGAGCTCGCCGGGCGGCCGGTCATCTCGGCGACCGAGATCGTGCGCCACCCGCTGATCGGCATCGACCCCAACGACCCCTACGGACGGATCATGGCCGAGATCTTCAGCCGCCAGGGCCTCGCCTACGACATCGTCATCAAGGCGCGCTTCGGCACGACCGTCTGCTCGCTCGTCCGGGCCGGGCTCGGCATTGCGGTGATCGACCAGTTCACCGTGGCGCATGGCTCGATGCAGGGCATCGCCACGATCCCGATCGCCGAGCCGACGCAGTTCCAGACCTATGTCGCGATCAAGAACGACAAGGCGCCGTCCGTCTATGCCGAGACCTTCGTGACCCTGCTGCGGCAGGAGATGGACGCGGTGGTGAGACCGCGTGCCCCAGAGGCCCGCAGCCGGCTGGCAGGATAA
- a CDS encoding Gfo/Idh/MocA family protein — protein sequence MANLKIALVGAGLIGRAHLERLDTSADCDCAAICDPTEAAKALAAERGTPWFASITDMLAAMTPDGAIIATPNALHVPGAIECLEAGVPVLIEKPLAESVAAAQRLVAVQKRTGVPVLGGHHRRHNPIVKAARKLVREGGIGRLVAVTSLFLIRKPDDYFDVAWRREPGGGPVLINLIHDIDNLRFICGEIESVQAMTSNATRGFAVEDTAALVFRFENGALGTATVSDVTPTPWSWELSSGENKVYPQRDGLCYLIAGSEGSLSVPTLDRWHYEGRQGWWEPLLRETLALTPLEPLAEQIRHFCAVIRGEEQPITDAADAARTLAVIEAVAQAARRGEPVTIDPTEG from the coding sequence ATGGCAAACCTGAAGATCGCACTCGTCGGCGCCGGGCTGATCGGGCGTGCGCATCTGGAGCGGCTGGACACCTCGGCGGATTGCGACTGCGCCGCGATCTGCGACCCGACCGAGGCGGCCAAGGCGCTGGCAGCCGAGCGCGGCACACCCTGGTTCGCCTCGATCACGGACATGCTGGCGGCGATGACGCCGGACGGGGCAATCATCGCGACGCCCAATGCGCTGCATGTTCCCGGCGCGATCGAATGCCTCGAGGCCGGTGTCCCGGTGCTGATCGAGAAGCCGCTGGCGGAGAGCGTCGCGGCGGCGCAGCGGCTGGTCGCGGTTCAGAAGCGGACCGGCGTGCCGGTTCTCGGCGGCCATCACCGCCGCCACAACCCGATCGTCAAGGCGGCGCGCAAGCTGGTGCGCGAGGGCGGGATCGGCCGGCTGGTCGCCGTGACCTCGCTGTTCCTGATCCGCAAGCCGGACGACTATTTCGACGTCGCCTGGCGACGCGAGCCCGGCGGCGGGCCGGTGCTGATCAACCTGATCCACGACATCGACAATCTCCGCTTCATCTGCGGCGAGATCGAGAGCGTGCAGGCGATGACCTCGAACGCGACGCGGGGCTTTGCGGTGGAGGACACCGCCGCCCTCGTCTTCCGTTTCGAAAACGGGGCGCTGGGCACGGCCACCGTCTCCGACGTGACGCCGACGCCCTGGAGCTGGGAGCTCTCGTCGGGCGAGAACAAGGTCTATCCGCAGCGCGACGGGCTCTGCTACCTGATCGCCGGCAGTGAGGGCTCGCTCTCGGTGCCGACGCTCGACCGCTGGCATTATGAGGGCCGCCAGGGCTGGTGGGAGCCGCTGCTGCGCGAGACGCTGGCGCTGACGCCACTGGAGCCGCTGGCCGAGCAGATCCGGCATTTCTGCGCGGTGATCCGGGGCGAGGAGCAGCCGATCACCGATGCGGCGGATGCGGCCCGGACGCTGGCGGTGATCGAGGCGGTGGCGCAGGCCGCGCGGCGGGGCGAGCCCGTCACCATCGACCCGACGGAGGGCTGA
- a CDS encoding shikimate dehydrogenase yields MPDIAIANRTKRVLLGLIGTPIAHSAAPAMHEAAARAAGFELHYHLIEVAGAGRADLVAILDGVRRMGFSGINVTYPYKEAVVPLLDALSPEARAMGAVNTVVARDGMLTGHNTDATGFATAYRALDRADGDAPVAIIGTGGVGKAIGFALAGCGVSHLRLYDSDRAKAQALADQIGARARVEICASVEAAVSGAAGLVNGTPVGMLPNRDSPVPADLIRKSQWVADAVYHPLWTPLLKAAQKAGATVMTGRELSINQAVDAFALFTGVQPPDGAIADAFDRSLAAQEAQHRAA; encoded by the coding sequence ATGCCGGACATTGCCATCGCCAACCGGACGAAGCGCGTGCTGCTGGGCCTGATCGGCACGCCGATCGCCCATTCCGCCGCGCCGGCGATGCATGAGGCCGCCGCGCGCGCGGCCGGTTTCGAGCTGCATTACCATCTGATCGAGGTGGCGGGCGCCGGCCGCGCCGATCTGGTCGCGATCCTCGATGGCGTGCGCCGCATGGGCTTCTCGGGCATCAACGTGACCTACCCCTACAAGGAGGCGGTGGTTCCGCTGCTCGACGCGCTCTCTCCCGAAGCGCGGGCGATGGGGGCCGTCAACACGGTGGTGGCGCGCGACGGCATGCTGACCGGCCACAACACCGATGCGACCGGCTTCGCCACCGCCTATCGCGCGCTTGATCGCGCCGATGGCGACGCGCCCGTCGCGATCATCGGCACGGGCGGCGTCGGCAAGGCGATCGGCTTTGCGCTGGCCGGCTGCGGCGTCAGCCATCTGCGGCTCTATGACAGCGACCGCGCCAAGGCGCAGGCGCTGGCGGACCAGATCGGCGCGCGCGCCCGGGTCGAGATCTGCGCCAGCGTCGAGGCGGCGGTGTCGGGCGCGGCGGGCCTCGTCAACGGCACGCCGGTCGGCATGCTGCCCAACCGCGACAGCCCGGTGCCCGCCGATCTCATCCGAAAGTCGCAGTGGGTGGCCGACGCCGTCTATCATCCCCTCTGGACACCGTTGCTCAAAGCCGCGCAGAAGGCGGGCGCCACGGTGATGACGGGGCGTGAGCTCAGCATCAACCAGGCCGTCGACGCCTTTGCGCTGTTCACGGGGGTGCAGCCCCCGGATGGAGCGATCGCCGACGCCTTCGACCGATCGCTCGCCGCGCAGGAGGCCCAACACCGCGCAGCGTGA
- a CDS encoding branched-chain amino acid ABC transporter permease gives MAEFTAYLIAGIATGAIYALAAIGFTLVWQTSQTINFAQGEFVMLPAVLVLLAIKLFGAPVWLGALIGIAAFILIFGVGFKLTVVDPMIRHGVLPLAIATMALSIIMKEGAKDGFSAEAQNFPSFVPTSTIEVFGAAISLQHLAIIACAFAVIGLLQWFVGGTRLGRQMQATAQNPTVARILGIPVERMVLLTFVINAALAVVASVLISPIYLAKFSNGEVIGLFAFIAAIVGGFNQVRGALVGGLIVGVVDSMAAAYVSSSYRLAVPLVLLVVIILLKPEGLMGRKEERRV, from the coding sequence ATGGCCGAATTCACCGCCTATCTCATCGCCGGCATCGCCACGGGCGCGATCTATGCACTGGCTGCGATCGGCTTCACGCTGGTCTGGCAGACCTCGCAGACGATCAACTTCGCCCAGGGCGAGTTCGTGATGCTGCCGGCCGTGCTGGTGCTGCTCGCGATCAAGCTCTTCGGCGCGCCGGTCTGGCTCGGCGCGCTGATCGGCATCGCCGCCTTCATTCTGATCTTCGGCGTCGGCTTCAAACTCACCGTGGTCGACCCGATGATCCGCCACGGCGTGCTGCCGCTGGCGATTGCCACCATGGCGCTGTCGATCATCATGAAGGAAGGCGCCAAGGACGGGTTCTCGGCCGAGGCGCAGAACTTCCCCTCCTTCGTGCCGACCTCGACGATCGAGGTCTTCGGCGCCGCGATCTCCCTGCAGCATCTGGCGATCATCGCCTGCGCCTTCGCCGTCATCGGCCTGCTGCAATGGTTCGTCGGCGGCACGCGGCTCGGCCGGCAGATGCAGGCGACCGCGCAGAACCCCACCGTGGCGCGCATCCTCGGCATTCCCGTCGAGCGGATGGTGCTCCTGACCTTCGTGATCAACGCCGCGCTCGCCGTCGTCGCCTCGGTGCTGATCTCGCCGATCTACCTGGCGAAGTTCTCGAATGGCGAGGTCATCGGCCTGTTCGCCTTCATCGCCGCCATCGTCGGCGGGTTCAACCAGGTCCGCGGCGCGCTGGTGGGCGGTCTGATCGTCGGCGTCGTCGACTCGATGGCGGCGGCCTATGTCTCGAGCTCCTACCGGCTGGCCGTGCCGCTCGTCCTGCTCGTCGTGATCATCCTGCTCAAGCCGGAAGGCCTGATGGGCCGCAAAGAGGAGCGCCGCGTATGA
- a CDS encoding ABC transporter ATP-binding protein → MNTVLEVDNLHKAFGGIKAVNGVSFSVKEGEILGIIGPNGCGKSTLFNCILGQLEPTEGRVKLDGREVTNMRPSELNRLGVSRTFQLLQVFPELSVRENLILAGQEHEGTMLSRLFGARDAGLTEKAEQMIGFFKLGHLADAKAGGLSYGQQKLLDAAMAFMAGPRLVLLDEPAGGVNLTMLGDLKERLRAINAEQGATFVVIEHNMDFVMSLCSRVIVLAEGRVLAEGTPAEVRANPAVIDAYLGH, encoded by the coding sequence ATGAACACGGTTCTGGAAGTCGACAACCTCCACAAGGCGTTCGGCGGCATCAAGGCGGTCAACGGGGTGTCCTTCTCGGTGAAGGAGGGCGAGATCCTCGGCATCATCGGCCCCAATGGCTGCGGCAAGTCGACCCTGTTCAACTGCATCCTCGGCCAGCTCGAGCCGACGGAAGGGCGCGTGAAGCTGGACGGCCGCGAGGTCACCAACATGCGCCCCTCCGAGCTGAACCGGCTCGGCGTCAGCCGCACCTTCCAGCTGCTGCAGGTCTTCCCCGAATTGTCGGTGCGCGAGAACCTGATCCTGGCCGGCCAGGAGCACGAGGGCACGATGCTGTCGCGCCTGTTCGGGGCGCGCGATGCCGGGCTCACCGAGAAGGCCGAGCAGATGATCGGCTTCTTCAAGCTCGGCCATCTCGCGGACGCCAAGGCGGGCGGGCTCTCCTATGGCCAGCAGAAGCTGCTCGACGCGGCGATGGCCTTCATGGCGGGCCCGCGCCTCGTGCTGCTCGACGAGCCGGCCGGTGGCGTCAACCTCACCATGCTGGGCGACCTCAAGGAGCGGCTGCGGGCGATCAATGCCGAGCAGGGCGCGACCTTCGTCGTCATCGAGCACAACATGGATTTCGTGATGAGCCTGTGCTCGCGCGTGATCGTGCTGGCGGAGGGACGGGTGCTGGCGGAAGGCACGCCGGCCGAGGTCCGCGCCAACCCCGCCGTGATCGACGCCTATCTGGGGCATTAG
- a CDS encoding HD-GYP domain-containing protein — translation MLLITDRSDGNPELARRLGLLRPCAVLILGCEAPKADQPDSIIVGDVDLGRRESVEAMRQALARHRSKGAPYLCLLREMTVRTAIQARAIGATEVLPADAAAALLVKTIEQLLGEGKDGDPARGTVAFTRAQLATAAASLADMLGSVANGAPVPLRAVEASVEAIEQAAGASDIGDLLQVVWSYDDLTYQHCMLVAGLAASFGHQLGFSVEDRKLVTRAAVLHDIGKARIPLAILHKPGALDPAEQVVMRGHPVIGYEMLMKQGGLRPEVLAAVRSHHEYLDGSGYPDGLKDAEIGDIVRMITICDIYAALIERRSYKPPMAPDQAYGMLVLMGTKLDAALVRAFEAVVLKTSQAA, via the coding sequence ATGCTTCTGATCACCGACCGTTCGGACGGGAACCCCGAGCTGGCACGCCGGCTCGGCCTCCTGAGGCCATGCGCGGTCCTGATCCTGGGGTGCGAGGCGCCGAAGGCCGATCAGCCGGACTCGATCATCGTTGGCGACGTCGATCTCGGCCGGCGCGAGAGCGTCGAGGCGATGCGCCAGGCGCTGGCGCGCCATCGCAGCAAGGGCGCGCCCTATCTCTGCCTGCTGCGCGAGATGACGGTCCGCACCGCCATCCAGGCGCGGGCCATCGGCGCGACGGAGGTGCTGCCGGCGGATGCCGCGGCCGCGCTGCTGGTCAAGACCATCGAGCAGCTCCTCGGCGAGGGGAAGGACGGTGATCCCGCGAGAGGCACCGTCGCCTTCACCCGGGCCCAGCTGGCCACCGCGGCGGCCTCGCTCGCCGACATGCTGGGGTCGGTCGCAAACGGCGCGCCGGTCCCGCTGCGGGCGGTCGAGGCTTCGGTCGAGGCGATCGAGCAGGCCGCCGGCGCCAGCGACATCGGCGACCTGCTGCAGGTGGTCTGGAGCTATGACGACCTGACATATCAGCACTGCATGCTGGTCGCCGGCCTGGCCGCGAGCTTCGGCCATCAGCTTGGCTTCTCGGTGGAGGACCGCAAGCTGGTGACGCGCGCCGCCGTCCTCCACGACATCGGCAAGGCGCGCATCCCGCTCGCCATCCTGCACAAGCCCGGCGCGCTCGATCCCGCCGAGCAGGTGGTGATGCGCGGCCACCCGGTGATCGGCTACGAGATGCTGATGAAGCAGGGCGGCCTGCGGCCGGAGGTGCTGGCGGCGGTGCGCTCCCACCACGAATATCTCGACGGCTCGGGCTATCCCGACGGGCTGAAGGACGCAGAAATCGGCGACATCGTGCGGATGATCACGATCTGCGACATCTATGCGGCGCTGATCGAGCGACGCAGCTACAAGCCGCCGATGGCGCCCGACCAGGCCTATGGTATGCTGGTGCTGATGGGCACGAAGCTCGACGCGGCCCTGGTGCGGGCCTTCGAAGCGGTCGTGCTGAAGACCTCCCAGGCGGCGTGA
- a CDS encoding ABC transporter substrate-binding protein produces MKTPWIIAAAVTVGLATPALAQEKVKLVNVVELSGAGATAGTNWKNGIDLAVADINAKGGILGRQIEIVHYDTQTNPGNTRAAVQRAIDEGTYAVLGPVFSGPIGASMQIAQRAEIAQIVGGEAAGLTKQGNQYIFRTSLSQAAAMPKIAKYLKDTVKAGSVAVVWVNNDFGKGGRDAIIPELEKVGIKVAADVSTEQGQADFAADAIKIKNANADAVFVYLNEEESARFLRAAKQQGITKPMVGETTLLGAKVIELAGDAANGVRGHVGLSIDAPIPAFQEFGKKFQAKYNYASDHNGMKGYMAVYMIKWATEKQKKFDKKGVADTLRGATIKPSEEPGILIETTIETNGDLDRESFLAEVQNGKQVITATLPKIKP; encoded by the coding sequence ATGAAGACCCCATGGATCATCGCCGCGGCCGTGACAGTCGGGCTCGCCACGCCCGCGCTCGCGCAGGAGAAGGTGAAGCTCGTCAACGTGGTCGAGCTGTCGGGCGCGGGCGCCACCGCCGGCACCAACTGGAAGAACGGCATCGACCTCGCGGTCGCCGACATCAACGCCAAGGGCGGGATTCTCGGCCGACAGATCGAGATCGTCCATTACGACACGCAGACCAACCCGGGTAACACCCGCGCCGCCGTGCAGCGCGCCATCGACGAAGGCACCTATGCGGTGCTCGGCCCGGTCTTCTCCGGCCCGATCGGCGCCTCCATGCAGATCGCGCAGCGCGCCGAGATCGCGCAGATCGTCGGCGGCGAGGCGGCCGGCCTGACCAAGCAGGGCAACCAGTACATCTTCCGGACCTCGCTCAGCCAGGCGGCCGCGATGCCGAAGATCGCCAAATATCTGAAGGACACGGTCAAGGCCGGCTCGGTTGCGGTCGTCTGGGTCAACAACGACTTCGGCAAGGGCGGGCGCGACGCGATCATCCCCGAACTCGAAAAGGTCGGCATCAAGGTCGCCGCCGACGTCTCGACCGAACAGGGCCAGGCCGACTTCGCCGCCGACGCGATCAAGATCAAGAACGCCAATGCCGACGCCGTCTTCGTCTATCTGAACGAGGAGGAGAGCGCCCGCTTCCTGCGCGCCGCCAAGCAGCAGGGCATCACCAAGCCGATGGTCGGCGAGACGACGCTGCTCGGCGCCAAGGTGATCGAGCTCGCGGGCGACGCCGCCAACGGTGTGCGCGGCCATGTCGGCCTGTCGATCGACGCGCCGATCCCGGCCTTCCAGGAATTCGGCAAGAAGTTCCAGGCGAAGTACAACTACGCCTCGGATCATAACGGCATGAAGGGCTACATGGCCGTCTACATGATCAAGTGGGCGACCGAGAAGCAGAAGAAGTTCGACAAGAAGGGCGTCGCCGACACGCTGCGCGGCGCGACGATCAAGCCCTCCGAGGAGCCGGGCATCCTGATCGAGACCACGATCGAGACCAATGGCGACCTCGACCGCGAGAGCTTCCTCGCCGAGGTCCAGAACGGCAAGCAGGTGATCACGGCGACGCTGCCGAAGATCAAGCCGTAA
- a CDS encoding bifunctional sugar phosphate isomerase/epimerase/4-hydroxyphenylpyruvate dioxygenase family protein, whose amino-acid sequence MTDPAPNPTSIATVSLSGDLAEKLQAIAAAGFDAVEVFENDFLTFDGGPREVGRMVADLGMKICAFQPFRDFEGMPEPLRARGFARAERKFAIMNELGTDLMLICSNVSPQALGGIDRAAADFHELGELAARFGVRVGYEALAWGRHVNDYRDAWEIVRRADHERIGLILDSFHTLARQSPLGPIASIPGDRIFLVQLADAPKLDMDVLSWSRHFRCFPGQGDLAVAEFMRAVSQTGYAGPLSHEIFNDQFRAGSARRLATDGMRSLIALADQAQPHLPARAKVLDVEFIEFALDEDTGADLAQLLAALGFRHSGQHISKAVARWSQGGINLLLNTETDGFAQSHAIMHGPGACAIALRVDDVEQAMTRALGLKIQSFEQAVGPGELHIPAIRGVGGSLIYFTQPSGELGQIWERDFEAVPPAAGTPSPDRLARVDHISQSMDYEEMLSWLLFYSSLFALERIPQLAIADPAGLVESRPLVSPEGGVRFVLNGSQATRTLSSRFVSEHFGSGVQHIAFSAPDIFAAVQAMREAGLSFLAIPENYYDDLEARHGLDPAFIDALRDHHILYDRDGEAEFLQVYTHVFAQRFFFEIVERRGGYAGFGAVNAPVRLAAQAREARPVTMPRSLREV is encoded by the coding sequence ATGACGGACCCCGCGCCGAACCCGACCTCGATCGCCACCGTCTCGCTGAGCGGCGACCTCGCGGAAAAACTGCAGGCGATCGCAGCGGCCGGGTTCGACGCGGTCGAGGTGTTCGAGAACGATTTCCTCACCTTCGACGGCGGGCCGCGCGAGGTCGGCCGCATGGTCGCCGATCTCGGCATGAAGATCTGCGCCTTCCAGCCCTTCCGCGATTTCGAGGGCATGCCGGAGCCGCTGCGCGCGCGTGGCTTTGCCCGGGCGGAGCGCAAATTCGCGATCATGAACGAGCTCGGCACCGATCTGATGCTGATCTGCTCGAACGTTTCGCCGCAGGCGCTGGGCGGGATCGACCGGGCGGCGGCGGATTTCCACGAACTCGGCGAGCTCGCCGCGCGCTTCGGCGTGCGCGTCGGCTACGAGGCGCTGGCCTGGGGCCGGCACGTCAACGATTACCGCGACGCCTGGGAGATCGTGCGCCGGGCGGACCATGAGCGGATCGGGCTGATCCTCGATTCCTTCCACACGCTGGCGCGCCAGTCGCCGCTCGGACCGATCGCGTCGATCCCGGGCGACCGCATCTTCCTGGTCCAGCTGGCGGATGCGCCGAAGCTCGACATGGACGTCCTGAGCTGGAGCCGGCATTTCCGCTGTTTTCCGGGCCAGGGCGATCTCGCGGTGGCCGAGTTCATGCGGGCGGTGTCGCAGACCGGCTATGCCGGGCCGCTCTCGCACGAGATCTTCAACGACCAGTTCCGCGCCGGCTCGGCGCGGCGCCTCGCGACCGACGGCATGCGCTCGCTGATCGCGCTCGCCGACCAGGCGCAGCCGCATCTGCCGGCGCGCGCGAAAGTGCTCGATGTCGAGTTCATCGAGTTCGCGCTCGACGAGGACACCGGGGCGGACCTCGCGCAGTTGCTGGCGGCGCTGGGCTTCCGCCACTCCGGCCAGCACATCAGCAAGGCGGTCGCGCGCTGGAGTCAGGGCGGCATCAACCTGCTGCTCAACACCGAGACGGACGGCTTCGCGCAATCGCATGCGATCATGCACGGGCCGGGTGCCTGCGCGATTGCGTTACGCGTCGACGATGTCGAGCAGGCGATGACCCGGGCGCTGGGGCTGAAGATCCAGAGCTTCGAGCAGGCAGTGGGCCCAGGAGAGCTGCACATCCCCGCGATCCGCGGCGTCGGCGGGTCGCTGATCTATTTCACCCAGCCCAGCGGCGAACTCGGCCAGATCTGGGAGCGGGATTTCGAGGCGGTGCCGCCCGCGGCCGGCACGCCCTCCCCCGACCGGCTGGCGCGGGTCGACCACATCTCGCAGTCTATGGACTATGAAGAGATGCTGTCCTGGCTCTTGTTCTACTCCTCGCTCTTCGCGCTGGAGCGGATTCCGCAGCTCGCCATCGCCGATCCGGCGGGGCTGGTGGAGAGCCGGCCGCTGGTTTCGCCCGAGGGCGGCGTGCGCTTCGTGCTGAACGGCTCGCAGGCGACGCGGACGCTCTCCTCGCGCTTCGTCTCGGAGCATTTCGGCTCGGGCGTGCAGCACATCGCCTTCAGCGCGCCCGACATCTTCGCCGCGGTCCAGGCGATGCGCGAGGCGGGCCTCTCCTTCCTCGCCATCCCCGAGAATTACTATGACGACCTCGAGGCGCGGCACGGGCTCGATCCCGCCTTCATCGACGCGCTGCGCGACCACCACATCCTGTACGACCGCGACGGCGAGGCCGAGTTCCTGCAGGTCTACACCCATGTCTTCGCACAGCGCTTCTTCTTCGAGATCGTCGAGCGGCGCGGCGGCTATGCCGGCTTCGGGGCGGTCAACGCGCCGGTGCGGCTGGCTGCGCAGGCGCGCGAGGCGCGGCCCGTGACGATGCCGCGTTCGCTGCGGGAGGTCTGA
- a CDS encoding ABC transporter ATP-binding protein: MTTPILELDGVVGGYGAMTILNGTTFKVRRAAITTVIGPNGAGKSTVFKAIFGLLKLREGAIRLEGTDITNWSQRKLLEAGICYVPQGRNIFPELSVRHNLELGSVAAGAHITDMPRRIEAALDRFPALRAKADVQASTLSGGQQKQLEIVRGLLLDPKLVLIDEPSIGLSPMLVQETFAILMELRAKGVTILMIEQNARSALEISDEGLVLELGQTRMQGPAAEILADPRVAQLFLGGALTDAA, encoded by the coding sequence ATGACCACCCCCATCCTCGAACTCGACGGCGTGGTCGGCGGCTATGGCGCCATGACCATCCTGAACGGCACGACGTTCAAGGTGCGCCGCGCCGCCATCACCACGGTGATCGGCCCCAACGGCGCCGGCAAATCGACCGTGTTCAAGGCGATCTTCGGCCTGCTCAAGCTGCGCGAGGGCGCGATCCGGCTGGAGGGCACCGACATCACCAACTGGAGCCAGCGCAAGCTGCTGGAAGCCGGCATCTGCTATGTGCCGCAGGGGCGCAACATCTTCCCCGAGCTGTCGGTGCGCCACAATCTCGAACTCGGTTCGGTCGCAGCGGGCGCCCACATCACCGACATGCCCCGGCGGATCGAGGCGGCGCTCGACCGTTTCCCGGCGCTGCGGGCCAAGGCCGACGTCCAGGCCTCGACACTCTCGGGCGGGCAGCAGAAGCAGCTCGAGATCGTCCGCGGGCTACTGCTCGATCCCAAGCTCGTGCTGATCGACGAGCCCTCGATCGGGCTCTCGCCGATGCTGGTCCAGGAGACCTTCGCGATCCTGATGGAGCTGCGGGCCAAGGGCGTCACCATCCTGATGATCGAGCAGAACGCCCGCTCGGCGCTGGAGATCTCGGATGAGGGCCTCGTGCTCGAACTCGGCCAGACCCGGATGCAGGGCCCGGCCGCGGAAATCCTGGCCGATCCGCGGGTGGCACAGCTCTTCCTGGGCGGCGCCCTGACGGACGCGGCGTGA